In one Candidatus Micrarchaeota archaeon genomic region, the following are encoded:
- a CDS encoding ABC transporter ATP-binding protein, protein MPASKANESVVVTHVSKVYGSGAIEVDALIDVNFSLKKGEFVAIVGPSGSGKSTLMHILGTIDKPTMGEVYIDGEATSEMDGNRLAEFRNKKLGFVFQAFNLINGLDAEMNVELPLMASPMPMDERKERADDILVQLGLGDRLRMKPTQLSGGQQQRVAIARALVNSPAMVLADEPTGNLDTKSGDDVIKLFKSISRSKGVTIVMVTHNTDITKFCDRVIHIRDGKIEKIEVYK, encoded by the coding sequence ATGCCAGCCTCAAAGGCCAACGAATCCGTCGTCGTGACGCACGTCTCCAAGGTGTACGGCAGCGGAGCCATTGAGGTGGACGCGCTCATAGACGTGAATTTCTCCTTGAAAAAGGGGGAATTCGTTGCGATAGTCGGGCCCTCTGGAAGCGGCAAGTCCACGCTGATGCACATACTCGGCACTATAGACAAGCCCACAATGGGCGAGGTCTACATAGACGGGGAGGCTACATCGGAAATGGACGGCAACAGGCTTGCGGAATTCAGGAACAAGAAGCTGGGTTTCGTTTTCCAGGCATTCAACCTGATCAACGGCCTGGATGCTGAGATGAACGTCGAATTGCCGTTGATGGCAAGCCCGATGCCGATGGACGAGAGGAAGGAAAGGGCCGACGATATACTTGTCCAGCTGGGGCTCGGCGACAGGCTGAGGATGAAGCCCACGCAGCTCAGCGGAGGGCAGCAGCAGCGGGTTGCAATAGCCAGGGCATTGGTCAACAGCCCGGCGATGGTCCTTGCTGACGAGCCGACAGGAAACCTTGACACCAAGTCCGGCGACGACGTAATAAAGCTCTTCAAGAGCATAAGCAGGAGCAAGGGCGTTACTATAGTCATGGTCACGCACAATACGGATATTACCAAGTTTTGCGATCGTGTCATACACATACGTGACGGGAAAATAGAGAAAATAGAGGTATACAAATGA
- a CDS encoding ABC transporter permease, with amino-acid sequence MDIRDTLWLSYKDLSEKRVRTALTIVMVVIGVAAIVALTSVTAGINESISSQLNTLGPTSILLTAGTPAGFTIADIAKISSLPNVTGVTPALSGSGYIYAGNQNVSVTIIGVESSGITKLLGQNVSFLQGSLYSDSINPEIVVGHGVAFPGGAGSSQKISVGQTATLRLISDRGSETLAVPVVGVLPTYSSAIIPIDTSIFVSLQAAELLFHRSSFNEMDVAASNATSVNATAALITSIYGSSARVITVASILATVASITSSLGLLFGAIAGVSLLVAAIGIMNIMLIAVYERTHEIGIMKSVGFKNKNVLTIFLTQALIIGIVGGIIGIGLGAAASYGLSAAFSRGSSSTPTTSSSNAGPKGGGGGGAVLGGGGGGGGSSSSSLSFHPVFPPTTIVLALLIAIVVSIVAGLYPAWRASKMEPIDALRSL; translated from the coding sequence ATGGACATAAGGGACACGCTATGGCTCAGCTACAAGGATCTTAGCGAGAAGAGGGTGAGGACCGCGCTCACCATAGTGATGGTGGTGATAGGGGTTGCGGCAATAGTCGCGCTGACCTCCGTTACGGCAGGCATAAACGAGAGCATAAGCTCGCAGCTCAACACCCTGGGCCCGACATCCATTCTCCTTACGGCAGGGACCCCTGCAGGGTTTACCATAGCGGACATAGCCAAGATATCCTCACTGCCCAACGTGACCGGCGTGACGCCCGCATTGTCGGGAAGCGGGTACATATATGCGGGAAACCAGAACGTGTCCGTAACCATAATAGGCGTGGAGAGCAGCGGCATAACCAAGCTGCTGGGGCAGAACGTGAGCTTCTTGCAGGGCTCGCTGTATTCGGATTCCATAAACCCGGAGATAGTCGTGGGGCACGGCGTCGCATTCCCCGGAGGCGCAGGGAGCTCGCAGAAGATAAGCGTGGGCCAGACGGCAACATTGAGGCTCATAAGCGACAGGGGCAGCGAAACGCTTGCGGTGCCTGTTGTAGGTGTGCTGCCAACGTACAGCAGCGCAATAATACCTATAGACACTTCCATATTCGTGTCCCTGCAGGCAGCTGAGTTGCTTTTCCACAGGTCATCCTTCAACGAGATGGACGTCGCGGCGTCCAATGCGACCAGCGTCAATGCCACTGCTGCGCTCATAACAAGCATATACGGCAGCAGCGCCAGGGTGATAACGGTAGCTTCGATACTCGCTACGGTAGCCTCCATAACAAGCTCCCTTGGATTGCTCTTCGGGGCGATTGCAGGGGTGTCGCTGCTTGTAGCCGCAATAGGCATAATGAACATAATGCTGATAGCTGTATACGAAAGGACGCACGAGATAGGCATCATGAAATCCGTAGGATTCAAGAACAAGAACGTGCTCACCATTTTCCTGACGCAGGCGCTGATAATAGGGATAGTCGGCGGCATAATAGGCATAGGATTGGGTGCTGCAGCGTCATACGGGCTATCTGCCGCATTCAGCAGGGGCAGCAGCAGCACTCCGACCACATCAAGCTCTAATGCCGGGCCCAAGGGCGGAGGAGGGGGAGGCGCTGTCTTAGGCGGTGGAGGAGGAGGCGGAGGCTCCAGCAGCTCATCGCTCAGCTTCCACCCGGTCTTTCCGCCCACAACCATAGTGCTTGCGCTGCTGATCGCAATAGTCGTCAGCATAGTTGCAGGATTATATCCTGCATGGAGGGCATCAAAGATGGAGCCGATAGACGCTCTTAGGAGCCTATAG